The Salvia miltiorrhiza cultivar Shanhuang (shh) chromosome 1, IMPLAD_Smil_shh, whole genome shotgun sequence genome has a window encoding:
- the LOC131001890 gene encoding zeatin O-glucosyltransferase-like, translating to MATNLLQDHVAVLMVPFPLQGHLNQLLHLSRLISARGVAVHYVGTATHNRQARRRAQGWDPVSASNIFFHEFPSLSFTAPPPDPTAAIKFPAHLQPLFDALHSLRRPVADLLHDLSASCRRVVVVYDSLMGSVVQDFVKFPNAESYIFHSVSAYTIFFFLWETNGRPFAVEPEILSGLPALDGCFTPEFLKFVVKQHKYLKINSGRIYNTCRVVEGPFLELLEKPHISGNKKQWALGPFNPIIAEKREPEFRHKCLKWLDRQARNSVILVSFGTTTTLSNHQIHELATGLEKSGQKFVWVLRDADSGDVFREAARKAQLPRGFEERVRERGLVVRDWAPQLEILGHSATGGFMSHCGWNSCMESISMGKPIAAWPMHSDQPRNTVLIARVLRIGLVVMDWARRAELVPARALEEAVRSLMASEEGEAMRKRAADLGAAVRDATEEGGSAHFEFDCFVSHITR from the coding sequence atggcCACCAATCTATTACAAGACCACGTGGCGGTGCTGATGGTGCCGTTCCCGCTGCAGGGCCATCTGAACCAGCTCCTCCACCTCTCCCGCCTCATCTCCGCCCGTGGCGTGGCGGTTCACTACGTCGGCACCGCCACCCACAACCGCCAGGCGCGGCGGCGGGCCCAGGGCTGGGATCCCGTTTCAGCCTCCAACATCTTTTTCCACGAGTTCCCATCCCTCTCCTTCACCGCGCCGCCGCCCGACCCCACCGCCGCGATCAAGTTCCCCGCCCATCTACAGCCGCTCTTCGACGCCCTCCACTCGCTGCGCCGCCCCGTGGCCGACCTCCTCCACGACCTCTCCGCTTCCTGCCGCCGCGTCGTCGTCGTGTACGACTCCCTGATGGGATCGGTGGTGCAGGATTTCGTGAAATTCCCCAACGCCGAGTCATACATTTTCCACAGCGTCTCCGCCTACaccatcttcttcttcctctggGAGACCAACGGCCGCCCCTTCGCCGTGGAGCCCGAGATCCTCTCGGGCCTGCCGGCGCTTGACGGGTGCTTCACGCCGGAATTCCTGAAATTCGTGGTGAAACAGCATAAATACCTTAAGATTAATTCGGGCCGGATTTACAACACATGCAGGGTGGTGGAGGGCCCGTTTCTGGAGCTGTTGGAGAAGCCCCACATCAGCGGGAACAAGAAACAGTGGGCCCTTGGCCCGTTTAACCCCATCATCGCAGAAAAGAGAGAGCCCGAATTCAGACACAAATGCCTAAAATGGTTAGATAGGCAGGCCCGGAACTCGGTCATCTTGGTCTCATTCGGCACCACCACTACTCTCTCAAACCATCAAATCCATGAGCTGGCAACGGGCCTTGAGAAATCCGGGCAGAAGTTCGTTTGGGTTTTACGAGACGCCGATAGCGGCGACGTGTTTCGGGAAGCTGCCCGGAAAGCCCAGCTCCCCCGGGGGTTCGAGGAGAGGGTTAGAGAGAGGGGATTGGTAGTTAGAGATTGGGCGCCGCAGCTGGAGATCTTGGGCCACTCCGCCACCGGCGGATTCATGAGCCACTGCGGCTGGAATTCTTGCATGGAGAGTATATCCATGGGGAAGCCCATCGCCGCCTGGCCGATGCACTCCGATCAGCCCAGGAACACCGTCTTGATCGCCAGAGTGCTCCGGATCGGCCTCGTCGTTATGGATTGGGCCCGTCGGGCCGAGCTGGTGCCTGCACGCGCGCTCGAGGAAGCCGTGCGGAGCCTCAT